Proteins encoded together in one Ferroglobus placidus DSM 10642 window:
- the rtcA gene encoding RNA 3'-terminal phosphate cyclase: MIKIDGSYGEGGGQILRTAIALSCLTGEAVEIYNIRAKRPKPGLMAQHLKGIEAAKRISDAEVEGLRIGSTRVVFKPRSLKGGNFRIDIGTAGSVTLILQTVLLPSLAADGETTLEIRGGTDVNWSPTADYFMNVTLPALRELGVEAEFELIKRGYYPKGGGEVRVKVTPSKLFGKTFEKKDCDKVLGVSHASNLPEHVPKRQAEAAKRVLREAGFDAEIKIEVRREFSTGSGITLWCGYKGGSSLGEKGKRAEIVGEEAAKEILSELSTDFAFDKHLADQVMVFAAVAKGETFYTTSQITMHAVSNKYVIEKFFGECIKFEGNSVRIFGNDILS; this comes from the coding sequence ATGATCAAAATCGACGGAAGCTACGGCGAAGGAGGAGGGCAGATTTTAAGAACTGCGATAGCTCTTTCATGCTTAACCGGAGAGGCTGTTGAAATTTACAACATCCGAGCTAAGAGACCCAAACCCGGGTTGATGGCTCAGCACCTAAAAGGAATAGAGGCGGCAAAGAGAATTAGCGATGCCGAAGTTGAGGGGTTGAGAATTGGGTCTACGCGAGTTGTTTTCAAACCGAGGAGTTTGAAAGGTGGGAATTTTAGGATCGATATCGGCACGGCTGGAAGCGTTACCTTAATTCTTCAGACAGTTCTCCTCCCTTCTTTAGCCGCAGACGGAGAAACGACTCTTGAAATTAGGGGAGGAACTGACGTTAACTGGAGTCCTACGGCGGATTACTTCATGAACGTCACTCTCCCAGCTCTCAGAGAGCTTGGCGTGGAGGCTGAATTTGAGCTGATAAAGCGAGGATATTATCCGAAGGGTGGAGGGGAAGTGAGGGTAAAAGTTACTCCCTCTAAGCTCTTCGGGAAAACTTTCGAAAAGAAGGATTGCGATAAAGTTCTCGGAGTCTCTCACGCTTCGAATTTGCCCGAGCACGTGCCGAAAAGACAGGCTGAAGCTGCAAAAAGAGTTTTGAGAGAAGCCGGTTTCGATGCAGAGATAAAAATCGAAGTTAGAAGAGAGTTCTCAACTGGAAGCGGAATAACTCTTTGGTGCGGATATAAGGGCGGGTCTTCTCTCGGAGAAAAGGGAAAAAGAGCGGAGATCGTTGGGGAGGAGGCTGCTAAAGAGATTTTAAGCGAGTTATCGACGGACTTCGCCTTCGATAAGCATTTAGCTGACCAAGTTATGGTTTTCGCTGCTGTGGCGAAGGGAGAAACCTTCTACACCACTTCTCAGATAACCATGCATGCCGTTAGCAACAAGTACGTTATAGAGAAGTTTTTTGGAGAATGCATCAAATTTGAAGGGAACTCTGTGAGAATTTTCGGAAACGATATCCTCTCTTGA
- a CDS encoding hydrogenase small subunit, translating to MRLGRRGFVKALTTLGAAAFLSKYKSFIVEAFEEAKSNDVKLVWLQGQSDSACTVSLLQAADPDLYDAVEELKVGIYFHPTVMPDFGDKAIKVLEEIEPDVLVLEGSIPTGDMEYACTFGERNGKPVTLVEWLNELIPKTKVAVVGFGSCATYGGIPSAKDFEGKSPTNAVGLYQFLKDKKPAVPVVLLPGCPGHPDWLLVTLAAVLLGVKVDLDDYWRPKWFFSQLIHDNCARRGFYDEGWFAKSFEESDLKYETCLFKLGCRGPMTYAACSETKWNGGVNVCMNAGAPCIGCMHPGFPDETSPFFKEQSRLEIDLTKTVFSTLTGAVLVGAGAYIVTHAIKEGKEDKKGGEEK from the coding sequence GTGAGGCTTGGCAGAAGAGGCTTCGTAAAGGCTCTAACAACGCTTGGAGCCGCAGCTTTCCTCTCAAAATACAAGAGCTTTATCGTCGAAGCTTTTGAGGAAGCTAAGAGTAACGATGTAAAGCTCGTTTGGCTGCAAGGACAGAGCGATTCGGCTTGCACAGTCTCGTTACTCCAAGCAGCAGATCCGGATTTGTACGACGCTGTTGAAGAGTTAAAAGTTGGAATTTACTTCCACCCGACGGTAATGCCGGACTTCGGGGATAAAGCAATAAAGGTTCTTGAGGAGATCGAGCCAGACGTTCTCGTTTTGGAAGGCTCGATACCCACTGGAGACATGGAGTACGCGTGCACTTTTGGCGAAAGAAACGGAAAGCCGGTTACTCTCGTCGAGTGGTTGAACGAGTTAATTCCGAAAACGAAAGTTGCCGTGGTGGGATTTGGTAGCTGCGCAACCTACGGAGGAATTCCTTCAGCTAAGGATTTCGAAGGAAAGAGTCCGACGAATGCAGTCGGACTGTATCAGTTTTTGAAGGATAAAAAGCCAGCTGTACCGGTAGTTCTTCTTCCCGGATGCCCGGGACATCCCGACTGGCTTCTCGTAACTCTGGCTGCCGTTTTGCTCGGAGTTAAGGTGGATTTAGATGACTACTGGAGACCGAAGTGGTTCTTCTCTCAGCTAATCCACGACAACTGTGCGAGAAGAGGCTTTTACGACGAAGGCTGGTTTGCTAAGAGCTTCGAAGAGAGCGATTTGAAATACGAAACTTGCCTATTTAAGCTCGGATGCAGAGGCCCTATGACTTACGCAGCTTGCAGCGAAACCAAGTGGAACGGGGGAGTAAACGTTTGCATGAACGCCGGTGCTCCTTGCATAGGCTGCATGCACCCGGGATTTCCGGATGAAACTTCTCCCTTCTTCAAAGAGCAGAGCAGACTCGAAATAGATCTGACGAAGACAGTCTTCTCAACGCTGACCGGAGCGGTTTTGGTTGGAGCTGGAGCGTACATTGTAACGCACGCTATTAAAGAAGGAAAGGAGGATAAAAAAGGAGGAGAAGAAAAATGA
- a CDS encoding formate dehydrogenase subunit gamma — MRYLIRFDVHQRLQHLLLLTSFVILAVTGIPLLYRYTEWGMAWINAMGGVEEVRGWHRLASFIMIAAGIYHVIWALIKKPKGMIPTKKDVSDFIADLKFVFGKSRELPKYGKFTYVQKFEYWGAFWGMVVMISTGLILSYPDYFSPSGELYAAVRVAHWEEAFLAIVFIATWHMYFSHLRRRFFPFNKVIFTGKMELEKAEKEHPLWVEEVVKRGSGN; from the coding sequence ATGAGGTATCTTATAAGGTTCGACGTTCACCAGAGGTTGCAACACCTATTGCTGCTAACGAGCTTCGTAATTTTGGCTGTAACGGGAATACCTCTCCTTTACCGCTACACGGAATGGGGTATGGCTTGGATTAACGCTATGGGAGGAGTAGAGGAGGTTAGAGGTTGGCACAGACTGGCGAGCTTCATTATGATTGCAGCTGGAATTTACCACGTAATCTGGGCGTTGATAAAGAAACCGAAAGGAATGATTCCGACGAAGAAAGATGTGAGCGACTTCATAGCTGACTTGAAGTTCGTTTTCGGAAAAAGCAGAGAGCTTCCAAAGTACGGAAAATTCACCTATGTTCAGAAATTCGAGTACTGGGGTGCGTTCTGGGGAATGGTGGTTATGATATCCACTGGATTGATCCTAAGCTATCCGGACTACTTCTCACCCTCTGGAGAGCTGTATGCGGCTGTTAGGGTTGCTCACTGGGAGGAGGCTTTTCTTGCTATAGTGTTCATTGCCACGTGGCACATGTACTTCAGCCACCTCAGAAGGAGATTCTTCCCGTTCAACAAGGTTATTTTCACCGGAAAAATGGAGCTTGAAAAGGCTGAGAAGGAACATCCCCTCTGGGTTGAGGAGGTGGTTAAGCGTGGAAGTGGTAATTGA